In Aricia agestis chromosome 16, ilAriAges1.1, whole genome shotgun sequence, one genomic interval encodes:
- the LOC121735049 gene encoding uncharacterized protein LOC121735049 — MSALPIFSTDWVRYGKYDGQRTAEALRPVLAAWMRRKRKPLTFRLTQVLTGHGCFGAYLCKVARREPTPACRDCGAAEDTAQHTLEVCDRWAVQRHDLVAVLGGDLSLPSMVRCMLESDEAWQAAVSFCEYVISQKETAERNREDDPSSVPLRRRRTGVRRRR; from the exons ATGTCAGCGTTGCCGATATTCTCAACAGATTGG GTCAGGTATGGAAAATACGACGGTCAACGTACTGCTGAGGCCctgcgtccagttcttgcggcgtggatgcgtcgcaagagaaaacccctcaccttccgccttacacAGGTGCTCACCGGACACGGTTGTTTCGGTGCGTACCTttgtaaggtcgccaggagggaACCTACGCCAGCCTGCCGCGACTgtggcgctgcggaggacacggcccagcacaccctcgaggtgtgcgatcgctgggccgtgcagcgccacgatctTGTGGCAGTGCTAGGCGGGGACCTCTCActcccgagcatggtgcgctgcatgctcgagagcgatgaggcctggcaggcggcggtctctttctgcgagtATGTCatctcgcagaaagagaccgcggAGCGGAATAGAGAGGATGACCcttcctccgttccgctccgccggcgtaggacgggagtgcggaggcgtcgc